The Marinobacter sp. ANT_B65 genome has a segment encoding these proteins:
- the prpF gene encoding 2-methylaconitate cis-trans isomerase PrpF — MSKAPQIRIPATYMRGGTSKGVFFRLNDLPERAQAPGPARDNMLLRIIGSPDPYQKQTDGMGGATSSTSKTVILSKSAQPDHDVDYLFGQVSIDKPFVDWSGNCGNLTAAVGAFAINSGFVAKERIPENGTAVVRIWQANIRKTIIANVPITNGEVQETGDFELDGVTFPAAEVQVEFMDPADGEGSMFPTGNLVDELEVPGVGTLKATMINAGIPTVFINAKEVGYKGSELQDDINSDPKALAMFETIRAYGAVKMGLIQNIEEAESRQHTPKVAIVAPPADYTSSSGKKIAAGDIDVLVRALSMGKLHHAMMGTAAVSIATAAAIPGTLVNLAAGGGDRTSVTFGHPSGTLQVGAEAKEVNGQWTATKAIMSRSARILMEGWVRVPEDSF; from the coding sequence ATGAGCAAGGCTCCCCAAATCAGAATACCCGCTACCTATATGCGTGGCGGCACCAGCAAGGGTGTGTTCTTCAGGCTGAACGATCTCCCGGAGAGAGCCCAGGCCCCTGGCCCTGCGCGGGATAATATGTTGTTGCGCATTATTGGCAGCCCCGATCCCTACCAGAAGCAGACTGACGGTATGGGCGGCGCTACATCCAGTACCAGCAAAACCGTTATTCTGAGCAAAAGTGCCCAGCCGGATCACGATGTGGATTACCTGTTCGGGCAAGTAAGCATTGATAAGCCTTTTGTGGACTGGAGCGGCAACTGCGGCAACCTCACTGCAGCCGTCGGCGCCTTCGCTATTAATAGTGGCTTCGTGGCAAAAGAGCGCATCCCGGAAAATGGCACGGCAGTTGTTCGCATCTGGCAGGCAAATATCCGTAAAACCATCATTGCCAACGTGCCAATCACCAATGGTGAAGTGCAGGAAACCGGTGACTTTGAACTGGATGGCGTAACCTTCCCTGCAGCCGAAGTGCAGGTAGAGTTCATGGACCCGGCCGACGGCGAAGGTTCCATGTTCCCCACCGGTAATCTGGTGGATGAGCTGGAAGTTCCGGGCGTTGGTACCCTGAAAGCCACCATGATCAATGCCGGCATTCCAACCGTATTCATCAATGCGAAGGAAGTTGGCTACAAAGGATCGGAGCTGCAGGACGACATCAACAGCGACCCCAAAGCCCTGGCGATGTTTGAAACTATTCGTGCGTACGGCGCTGTAAAGATGGGGTTAATCCAGAACATTGAAGAAGCTGAATCCCGGCAGCACACCCCGAAAGTAGCCATCGTAGCACCACCGGCGGACTACACTTCATCAAGCGGGAAGAAGATTGCTGCAGGTGATATTGATGTGCTGGTTCGCGCACTGTCCATGGGCAAGCTTCATCACGCCATGATGGGTACAGCTGCAGTCTCAATCGCAACCGCAGCAGCTATTCCGGGAACACTGGTAAACCTGGCGGCGGGTGGTGGTGATCGCACATCCGTTACCTTCGGCCATCCCTCGGGTACGCTGCAGGTAGGTGCAGAAGCTAAAGAAGTGAATGGTCAGTGGACAGCCACCAAGGCCATTATGAGCCGTAGTGCCCGAATTCTTATGGAAGGTTGGGTAAGGGTTCCAGAGGATAGCTTTTAA
- a CDS encoding PEP-CTERM sorting domain-containing protein produces the protein MSRKFQFGGRIAGASMALVLLGGVANAVAAPVTFFGEDPATTGVLGPNSTQARNDFLSNLSGVGNEDFESFSAGDSSPLGLSFPGSGGALAATITGTGDIGTSGPGRFPTSGVNYWEVTTGAFTIDFTDPVSAFGFNGIDIGDFVTAQMILNLTNSSGETSALTVPHSLNIPNSANATLFFGFYDLEETYTSIAFTNAGGGDYFAFDDMVIGDLGQITPDPDPQPVPEPSTLALLAMGLIGFGARRRFLARRS, from the coding sequence ATGAGCAGGAAATTTCAATTCGGTGGACGTATCGCAGGCGCGTCAATGGCGCTTGTTCTTTTGGGTGGCGTTGCAAACGCAGTTGCCGCACCAGTCACTTTTTTCGGCGAAGATCCCGCCACAACCGGGGTACTGGGACCTAACTCTACCCAGGCCAGAAATGACTTCCTTTCAAACCTTTCTGGCGTGGGAAACGAAGATTTTGAATCCTTCTCCGCCGGCGACAGCTCACCCCTCGGCCTGAGCTTTCCCGGCAGTGGAGGTGCTCTGGCTGCGACTATAACCGGCACAGGCGACATTGGCACCTCAGGTCCCGGACGCTTTCCAACATCCGGAGTCAATTACTGGGAAGTCACCACGGGAGCCTTTACGATTGATTTTACGGATCCGGTGAGCGCCTTCGGCTTCAACGGTATTGATATCGGGGACTTTGTGACCGCTCAAATGATCCTGAACCTCACCAACTCCTCTGGAGAGACCTCAGCGCTTACGGTTCCCCATTCTCTGAATATCCCGAATAGCGCTAATGCAACTCTGTTCTTCGGTTTTTACGATCTCGAGGAAACATACACCAGCATTGCATTTACCAATGCCGGCGGGGGTGACTATTTTGCATTCGATGATATGGTAATCGGCGACCTTGGTCAGATTACACCAGATCCGGATCCGCAGCCGGTTCCAGAACCATCAACTCTGGCACTGCTGGCGATGGGTTTGATTGGTTTCGGAGCAAGACGCCGTTTTTTGGCGCGTCGCTCCTGA
- a CDS encoding TIGR03013 family XrtA/PEP-CTERM system glycosyltransferase, translating into MSYIRFRKHYLHIPYLVLGALEFLVLYGIFSFLGALLSVVGVGYPFVETDALSASLFALILSCGTLAMGGYLAMVYESVSALFFRTLVAYCFVGGIGLKLLYLVVPSLNPGSTNLFWAVIFSSLVVIILRLIFLRIVDSEKLVRRVVIFGAGDFAASLLDEYERNMRALGVRIIGCIADNPNGAVDPEKMLPTPYDFYQFCRQNRVSEIVVAQQERRRSEGGWLPVPDLMECKLRGVAITNGIDFYERELKKAKLDMVHPSWIVFSEGFKASKTRDFAKRSLDLLISLTLLAVMLPFIILTAIAVFLETGRPILYSQTRIGMLGKEFRIYKFRSMRQDAEKDGKARWASANDNRVTRVGAFIRNTRLDELPQIYNVIKGEMSIVGPRPERPEFVLELKEKIPFYDTRHYVKPGLMGWAQLKYPYGASVEDARGKLEYDLYYSKNHSLLMDFLIMIQTVEVILLGKGVR; encoded by the coding sequence GTGTCTTATATAAGATTTCGGAAACATTACCTCCATATTCCCTACCTGGTGCTCGGCGCACTGGAATTTCTTGTTCTGTACGGAATTTTTTCCTTTCTTGGCGCACTGCTTTCGGTTGTGGGCGTTGGTTACCCCTTCGTTGAAACAGATGCTCTGTCAGCAAGTCTCTTTGCGCTTATTCTGAGTTGCGGAACGCTCGCCATGGGCGGCTATCTAGCAATGGTTTATGAAAGCGTTTCTGCGCTCTTTTTTCGCACATTGGTTGCTTACTGCTTTGTAGGCGGGATCGGGCTCAAGCTTCTCTATCTGGTGGTTCCGTCACTGAACCCGGGCAGTACAAATCTTTTCTGGGCCGTAATTTTTTCTTCTCTGGTTGTCATCATTCTGCGACTGATATTCCTCCGGATCGTGGATTCGGAAAAACTCGTCCGGCGGGTGGTGATATTCGGAGCTGGTGATTTTGCGGCGAGCTTGCTGGATGAGTACGAGCGCAACATGCGTGCCCTTGGCGTCAGGATTATTGGTTGTATAGCGGATAATCCGAATGGTGCCGTTGATCCCGAAAAGATGCTGCCCACGCCTTACGATTTTTATCAGTTCTGCCGGCAGAACCGGGTTTCAGAAATTGTTGTTGCACAGCAGGAGCGCCGGCGCAGTGAGGGTGGCTGGTTGCCGGTACCTGACCTGATGGAGTGCAAGCTCCGTGGTGTTGCTATAACCAATGGTATCGACTTTTACGAGCGTGAGCTGAAAAAGGCCAAGCTTGATATGGTTCATCCGTCATGGATTGTGTTTTCCGAAGGATTCAAAGCCTCGAAAACCCGGGATTTTGCAAAACGCTCCCTGGATCTTCTGATCAGTCTCACACTTCTGGCAGTAATGCTTCCGTTTATTATACTCACAGCTATTGCGGTCTTCCTCGAGACGGGGCGACCAATACTGTATAGCCAGACCCGAATAGGGATGCTGGGTAAAGAGTTCCGTATCTACAAGTTTCGCAGCATGCGGCAGGATGCAGAGAAAGACGGTAAAGCCCGCTGGGCCTCAGCCAACGACAACCGGGTTACACGGGTAGGGGCGTTTATACGCAACACCCGCCTGGACGAACTGCCCCAGATCTATAATGTAATTAAAGGTGAAATGAGCATCGTCGGGCCGCGCCCGGAAAGACCGGAATTTGTCCTGGAACTGAAAGAGAAAATTCCGTTTTACGATACACGGCATTATGTAAAGCCTGGCTTAATGGGCTGGGCACAGCTTAAATATCCTTATGGTGCGTCGGTTGAAGACGCCCGGGGCAAGCTGGAGTACGATCTTTATTACTCAAAAAACCACAGCCTTTTGATGGATTTTCTGATCATGATCCAGACCGTGGAAGTGATTCTCCTCGGTAAAGGCGTTCGATAA
- the prpD gene encoding 2-methylcitrate dehydratase: MSATFDLNERPDYDVVLQKIADYVLTYRINSDDAWSTARHCLIDTLGCGMLALRFPECTKHLGPLIEGTVVPHGSRVPGTSFRLDPVKAAWDIGCIIRWLDYNDTWLAAEWGHPSDNLGAILAVADHLSQKRVAEGREALTMRSVLEAMIMAHEIQGILALENSFNRVGLDHVVLVKVASTAVTAKLMGANREQLLSALSHAWVDGQALRTYRHAPNAGSRKSWAAGDATSRAVRLADIAMRGEMGIPGVLTAPQWGFYDVLFTKTNRDQALKPEDKRQFLLPQPFGSYVMENILFKISFPAEFHAQTAAEAAVTLHPQVKDRLGEIDRIVITTHESAIRIISKQGKLANAADRDHCLQYMTAVPLIFGNLNAEHYEDGFHAAHPIIDTLREKMEVVEDERYTREYLEADKRSIANAVQVFFKDGSSTDKVAVEYPIGHRRRRKEGIPLLKDKFRENLATRFAGQRCLEIFNICNDQQSLESAYVHDFVELFVV; this comes from the coding sequence GTGTCAGCAACATTCGATCTGAACGAACGCCCTGATTACGATGTGGTGCTGCAGAAAATTGCGGATTATGTGCTCACCTACCGGATTAACAGCGACGACGCCTGGAGCACGGCCCGCCACTGCCTGATTGATACCCTTGGGTGCGGAATGCTCGCACTGCGTTTTCCTGAATGCACCAAACACCTGGGGCCTTTGATTGAGGGTACGGTAGTGCCTCATGGTTCCCGGGTGCCGGGTACGTCATTCCGCCTCGACCCCGTAAAGGCAGCATGGGATATTGGCTGTATCATACGTTGGCTGGATTACAACGATACCTGGCTGGCGGCCGAATGGGGGCATCCCTCAGATAATCTGGGTGCTATTCTGGCTGTTGCAGATCACCTGTCCCAGAAACGCGTTGCAGAGGGCCGGGAGGCTCTCACCATGCGCTCGGTTCTGGAAGCCATGATCATGGCCCATGAAATACAGGGTATTCTGGCATTGGAGAACTCGTTTAACCGGGTTGGGCTGGATCACGTTGTGCTGGTGAAAGTTGCATCCACTGCAGTCACCGCCAAGCTCATGGGCGCGAACCGGGAACAACTGCTTTCTGCGCTTTCTCACGCCTGGGTAGATGGGCAGGCTCTTCGAACCTACCGCCATGCGCCCAATGCCGGTTCCCGTAAATCCTGGGCTGCTGGTGACGCCACCTCTCGGGCCGTTCGTCTTGCAGATATTGCCATGCGCGGAGAAATGGGTATTCCCGGAGTGCTGACGGCTCCCCAGTGGGGCTTTTACGATGTGCTGTTTACAAAAACAAACAGAGATCAGGCGCTCAAACCAGAAGACAAGCGCCAGTTTTTATTGCCTCAGCCGTTTGGTTCCTACGTAATGGAAAATATTCTGTTCAAGATTTCCTTTCCTGCGGAGTTCCATGCTCAGACGGCCGCCGAGGCTGCAGTAACGCTTCATCCTCAGGTTAAAGACCGGCTTGGCGAAATTGACCGGATTGTTATAACCACACATGAGTCTGCCATTCGTATTATTTCCAAGCAGGGCAAGCTTGCGAATGCCGCTGACCGCGATCACTGCCTGCAGTATATGACTGCAGTACCACTTATTTTTGGCAATCTTAACGCAGAGCACTACGAAGACGGCTTTCACGCGGCTCATCCGATAATCGATACGCTGCGGGAAAAGATGGAGGTCGTTGAAGATGAGCGGTATACCCGTGAATATCTGGAGGCTGACAAGCGCTCTATTGCAAATGCTGTCCAGGTGTTCTTTAAGGACGGCTCCAGCACAGATAAAGTTGCGGTGGAGTACCCTATTGGGCACCGCCGGCGCAGAAAAGAGGGTATTCCTCTGTTAAAAGACAAGTTCAGGGAAAATCTTGCCACCCGCTTCGCAGGGCAGAGGTGTCTGGAGATTTTCAACATTTGTAATGATCAGCAGTCGCTTGAATCGGCATACGTTCATGACTTTGTGGAGTTGTTTGTAGTTTAA
- a CDS encoding polysaccharide biosynthesis protein: MDDNKLYNALLKSRDERRQLDRDRGEAKSEENFRKERPYAGSDRDRPNWVRVETNQSEYPPSVYDSSVSLSLIGNPNPWNRDQLRERKIIYSGMPDKEVMDAYRELRIQLRNRAGEGNFTVMFSSLGSGPGSLLTAFNLAVAFGLDSHSSALLVDCDPYHKDLQGLVSTPLGSGVTDFVCDRSLSIKSIIYPSGVERVSVIPAGTQASNAVELFSAVRMRELITELKARYPDRCIVLNAPPFRENTEARILERFADQIVFGVPFGEVTGELIADSVDALGSDKFSGLIFQE; encoded by the coding sequence ATGGACGACAATAAGCTCTACAATGCGCTACTGAAAAGCCGGGATGAGCGTCGGCAACTTGACCGTGACCGGGGCGAAGCAAAATCTGAAGAGAATTTCCGTAAAGAGCGCCCTTATGCCGGCTCGGATCGGGACAGGCCCAACTGGGTCCGGGTTGAGACAAACCAGAGCGAATATCCCCCCTCAGTTTATGACTCGTCGGTTTCGCTGTCCCTGATTGGTAATCCAAACCCATGGAACCGGGACCAGTTACGGGAACGAAAGATCATTTATTCCGGTATGCCAGATAAAGAAGTGATGGACGCATACCGGGAGCTTCGCATTCAGCTGCGCAACCGCGCAGGCGAGGGCAACTTTACGGTGATGTTCAGCAGCCTTGGAAGTGGCCCCGGAAGCCTTTTAACGGCCTTCAACCTGGCAGTGGCCTTCGGGTTGGACTCCCATAGTTCTGCGTTACTCGTGGACTGTGATCCCTACCACAAGGATCTGCAGGGGCTTGTATCCACCCCTTTGGGGTCGGGTGTTACAGATTTTGTCTGCGATCGCTCACTGTCTATCAAGTCTATTATTTACCCCAGCGGTGTCGAACGCGTTTCGGTGATTCCTGCGGGCACCCAGGCGTCCAATGCGGTTGAGCTGTTTTCCGCCGTGCGCATGCGTGAATTGATCACTGAACTGAAAGCCCGCTACCCGGATCGCTGCATTGTTCTGAATGCACCGCCTTTCCGGGAAAATACGGAAGCACGGATTCTCGAACGTTTTGCAGATCAAATCGTCTTCGGTGTTCCTTTTGGAGAAGTCACTGGTGAACTCATTGCAGATTCAGTAGACGCACTTGGGTCTGATAAATTTTCCGGCCTGATTTTTCAGGAGTAG
- a CDS encoding XrtA system polysaccharide deacetylase, protein MPGTEKSSPLHAMSIDVEDYFHVAALSGVIRPEQWDTLPSRVEQNTERLLALFEKHQVKATFFVLGWVAERFPALIRKLSDHGHEIASHGYSHQLIYSQTQDVFREETLRSKALLEDITGKVVEGYRAASYSITRESLWALDILSEAGFTWDSSIFPVRHDRYGIPGSPSAPYSIETSSGAIIREFPLTTAHVMGLSIPAAGGGYFRQFPYPVFRYLFRNASGFGARPQMFYLHPWEIDPEQPRYNNASWFSRFRHYTNLNKCHDRLERLLEDFRFGTVSESYNAYEPDKTLLRSDQLIRLA, encoded by the coding sequence ATGCCCGGAACGGAAAAATCCTCACCCCTGCATGCCATGAGTATAGATGTAGAAGACTACTTCCACGTTGCAGCTCTTTCCGGCGTAATACGGCCAGAACAGTGGGATACCTTGCCTTCCAGGGTTGAACAGAATACTGAACGCCTGCTGGCCCTGTTTGAAAAACATCAGGTAAAAGCAACCTTCTTTGTGCTCGGATGGGTAGCCGAACGCTTTCCTGCGCTTATCCGGAAATTATCTGACCATGGCCATGAAATCGCCTCCCACGGGTACAGCCACCAACTGATTTACAGTCAGACCCAGGATGTATTCAGGGAGGAGACATTGCGCTCTAAAGCCTTGCTTGAAGACATCACCGGCAAAGTGGTAGAAGGCTATCGTGCTGCAAGCTACTCTATTACCCGCGAATCCCTGTGGGCACTGGATATATTGAGCGAAGCCGGCTTCACATGGGATTCGAGCATATTTCCTGTACGGCACGACCGCTATGGCATACCCGGCTCGCCGTCTGCGCCCTACTCCATTGAAACCAGCAGCGGGGCCATTATCCGCGAGTTCCCGCTAACCACGGCCCATGTAATGGGGCTGTCCATACCGGCGGCCGGGGGCGGTTATTTCCGTCAGTTCCCCTACCCGGTATTTCGTTACCTGTTCCGCAATGCTTCGGGCTTTGGAGCCCGGCCCCAGATGTTCTACCTGCACCCCTGGGAGATAGACCCGGAGCAGCCACGTTACAATAATGCAAGTTGGTTCTCACGTTTCCGGCATTATACTAATCTGAATAAATGCCACGATCGCCTTGAGCGATTACTTGAGGATTTCAGGTTCGGAACCGTCAGCGAAAGCTACAACGCTTACGAACCAGACAAAACCCTGCTGCGCAGCGATCAGTTGATCCGCCTCGCCTGA
- a CDS encoding ExeA family protein — protein sequence MYLEFFGLHRHPFRITPEDDFIYMSQQHSRAYVYMSSAIWSSEGFVVISGEIGSGKTTLLKKTIRNLEGNLKLLNISYTNLESRDLFGLILRKAGMKVEDESKVAMLFQITDYLEKMAAAGTPVVLTIDEAQNLTRENLEDVRMLAGMESMGGPSMRVILLGQPELKQAVLDIPQLAQRVKLFFHLEGLSLAETAEYIDYRLLVSGHGGNKLFDSDTVREIHKLSKGIPRLINKLCDGMMMCAYSEDRPFIDPHDLKSIRKDLLGDELPPDTPKTAELRKQEHSVHEQSGAHSGDMAGIANALVRMAEALERIDSRLATAFPEEPPLQKQNVGTPDNVKPLSPGRKK from the coding sequence ATGTATCTGGAATTTTTCGGTCTCCACAGACACCCCTTCCGCATTACTCCGGAAGATGATTTTATTTACATGAGCCAGCAGCACTCCCGTGCTTATGTGTACATGTCTTCGGCGATCTGGAGCTCGGAAGGCTTTGTGGTTATCAGCGGTGAAATAGGGTCTGGCAAAACGACGCTTCTGAAGAAAACCATCCGCAACCTCGAAGGCAATCTGAAACTGCTCAACATTTCCTATACCAACCTGGAATCCAGGGACCTGTTTGGCCTGATTCTCCGTAAAGCCGGAATGAAGGTGGAAGACGAAAGCAAAGTCGCCATGCTATTCCAGATCACAGATTATCTGGAGAAAATGGCTGCGGCGGGTACTCCGGTGGTTCTGACCATTGATGAAGCGCAGAACCTTACCCGGGAAAACCTTGAAGATGTTCGCATGCTGGCAGGAATGGAAAGCATGGGAGGGCCCTCCATGCGGGTTATCCTGCTGGGCCAGCCTGAGCTGAAACAGGCGGTTCTGGACATTCCTCAGCTTGCGCAACGGGTAAAGCTGTTCTTCCACCTGGAAGGGCTCAGCCTTGCTGAAACAGCCGAATATATCGACTACCGGCTTCTGGTTTCCGGCCACGGCGGTAACAAACTGTTCGATAGCGACACTGTTCGCGAAATTCACAAGCTCAGCAAAGGCATTCCGAGGCTGATCAACAAGCTATGTGATGGCATGATGATGTGTGCCTACTCCGAAGACCGTCCGTTTATCGACCCTCATGACCTCAAATCCATTCGCAAGGATTTGCTGGGAGACGAGCTTCCGCCGGACACACCCAAAACAGCCGAACTCAGGAAGCAGGAACACTCCGTTCACGAACAAAGCGGAGCCCATTCTGGAGACATGGCCGGGATAGCTAACGCGCTGGTACGCATGGCGGAAGCCTTGGAGCGAATTGACAGCCGCCTGGCCACTGCCTTCCCGGAGGAACCGCCACTCCAGAAACAGAATGTTGGCACGCCTGACAACGTGAAACCACTCTCACCCGGACGCAAAAAATAG
- a CDS encoding PEP-CTERM sorting domain-containing protein — protein MNTAIKVVAAVAALSVSSLVSAVPVLTISDQGYSAATAAEAAFLSSLSGSVITESFDRGYAAGDQATTINSVFGVGSFTSVTPGTGGACNSGSYSCADGLAVLSSATSPFNGRFALSSPQWLDSMDASEMTISPTTGYNSIGFYMTDPNDSSGRFSIGGLDFSFGDIFGSSLGSGNVFYVSLFDAAGLGDVSIFSNANGDGYGLDNVTIGSVAVPEPGTFALLGLGLLGLGAARKRASK, from the coding sequence TTGAATACAGCAATTAAAGTAGTAGCGGCAGTGGCAGCATTGAGTGTGTCTTCGTTGGTCAGCGCCGTGCCAGTTCTGACTATCAGTGACCAGGGGTATAGTGCCGCCACTGCGGCTGAAGCGGCATTCCTGTCATCGCTCTCCGGCAGTGTAATCACCGAGTCTTTTGACAGAGGCTATGCAGCCGGCGATCAGGCCACGACAATTAACTCGGTTTTTGGCGTTGGTTCCTTCACCAGCGTTACTCCCGGGACGGGCGGCGCCTGTAATAGCGGTAGTTACAGTTGTGCAGATGGTCTTGCTGTTCTGAGTTCGGCAACTTCTCCATTCAACGGTCGTTTTGCATTGTCTTCGCCTCAGTGGCTCGACAGTATGGATGCCAGTGAAATGACAATTTCGCCAACTACCGGGTATAACTCGATAGGCTTTTACATGACGGACCCCAACGATTCCAGTGGTCGTTTTTCCATAGGTGGTCTGGATTTTAGTTTCGGTGATATTTTTGGTAGTTCGCTCGGTAGTGGCAATGTGTTTTATGTCAGTCTGTTCGATGCTGCGGGGCTTGGCGATGTGAGCATCTTCTCCAACGCCAATGGCGATGGATACGGGTTGGATAACGTTACTATCGGCTCTGTTGCCGTACCTGAGCCCGGTACTTTTGCGCTTTTAGGGCTTGGGCTGCTTGGCCTTGGTGCTGCGCGGAAAAGAGCATCGAAATAG
- a CDS encoding XrtA/PEP-CTERM system exopolysaccharide export protein, giving the protein MTISTLLRTGLIAVLGLFVTACSGLPPSAEIPPASELGAEPYEIGVGDTISIHVWRNPELGQSIVVRPDGFISMPLMGDVKAEGKEPEQLAAEISDTLGEFIRTPEVTVMVTSPLSKEFRNRIRVTGQVASPQSVAFQQGMTVLDVVLMAGGVTDFAADDRAVLHRQINGEYQSFALDLEAILTDGDMSTNHRLQPGDVISVPRKQLFRGEL; this is encoded by the coding sequence ATGACTATTTCTACACTGTTGCGGACAGGTTTGATTGCGGTTCTTGGGCTGTTTGTTACTGCGTGCTCCGGTCTTCCACCTTCTGCGGAGATCCCTCCGGCATCTGAGCTGGGTGCAGAGCCTTACGAGATCGGGGTAGGCGATACTATCTCGATTCATGTATGGCGCAACCCGGAACTCGGCCAGTCCATCGTGGTTCGCCCGGATGGCTTTATATCAATGCCCCTGATGGGCGATGTTAAAGCTGAAGGCAAAGAGCCGGAACAGCTCGCGGCTGAAATCAGCGATACCCTGGGCGAGTTTATCCGTACCCCGGAAGTGACCGTGATGGTTACCAGTCCACTGAGCAAAGAGTTTCGTAACCGTATCCGGGTAACCGGCCAGGTTGCATCGCCACAATCAGTTGCCTTCCAGCAGGGTATGACTGTATTGGATGTTGTGTTGATGGCCGGTGGCGTTACCGATTTTGCGGCGGACGATCGTGCCGTTTTGCATCGTCAGATAAATGGCGAGTACCAGAGTTTTGCTCTGGATCTTGAAGCAATTCTCACCGATGGTGATATGAGCACCAATCATCGCCTTCAGCCTGGTGACGTGATCAGCGTCCCTCGTAAACAGTTGTTCCGGGGCGAACTCTGA
- a CDS encoding XrtA system polysaccharide chain length determinant, which yields MDIQFIIDTLRAVKLELYRHRLAAVIIFMTVTAGVLTLGYVTPKSYTSQAVLYADQSNILQPLLRGQAEVTQLDRINEAREMMQSRSFLEQIALDTGLIRGGESDASRNGIISSLRRQVGIRVSNRNFLELSYTSGSPDESFQVLSAVLNRFVERTVRKKRSESQGAFEFIDSQVKTYQRQLEEAEQRLKEFKSGNQDGTESSVLSRIESLRRDIENLKLEIQQTESEVELTRRQLENEQPVRRVTVDPGKSSAERRLAAMRLELDSLLLRYHERHPDVVSIQDQIADLEKRVSTQTDDDRDGGVTEVMENPVYENLKIQLSDSTTRLAVQKNRLASLERLLEEGFERSQRVAENQAQLSELTRDYDVTRGVYEDMLQRREKARLSMTLDVQGEGVSYKIQEPASYPTHWDGLQLYQVGLAGPFLGSAMVLGLLVMLVMFDQRIRSPRALQLALPESISVLTTIPHYRSTWKDRFLRKDVLSILIVLAVFMTAYLAVLVFSVMGITPEQLINKASELTGQGLGDGGN from the coding sequence ATGGATATACAGTTCATTATTGATACCCTCCGGGCGGTAAAGCTCGAGCTTTACCGTCACAGGCTGGCAGCGGTTATTATCTTTATGACCGTGACAGCAGGGGTGTTGACGCTGGGCTATGTAACACCGAAGAGCTATACCTCTCAGGCTGTTTTGTACGCAGATCAGTCCAATATATTGCAGCCGTTGCTACGGGGGCAGGCTGAGGTAACTCAGCTTGATCGCATCAACGAAGCACGGGAAATGATGCAAAGCCGTTCCTTTCTGGAGCAGATTGCTCTGGATACAGGGTTGATCAGAGGCGGCGAATCAGATGCGAGCCGTAATGGAATCATCAGCAGCCTGCGCAGACAGGTAGGTATTCGCGTATCCAACCGAAATTTTCTCGAACTGAGCTATACCAGTGGAAGCCCTGACGAATCCTTCCAGGTTCTCAGCGCGGTACTGAATCGCTTTGTTGAGCGCACTGTGCGTAAAAAACGCTCTGAAAGCCAGGGGGCTTTCGAGTTCATCGATTCCCAGGTTAAAACCTATCAGCGCCAGCTCGAAGAGGCCGAACAGCGCCTGAAAGAATTCAAATCCGGTAACCAGGACGGAACCGAGAGCAGCGTACTCTCCAGAATTGAAAGCCTGAGAAGGGATATTGAAAACCTGAAGCTGGAAATCCAGCAAACCGAATCCGAAGTTGAGCTTACACGCCGGCAGCTCGAGAATGAGCAGCCAGTGCGCCGTGTGACTGTTGACCCCGGTAAATCTTCTGCCGAACGCCGGCTGGCAGCTATGCGTCTGGAGCTGGATTCGCTGTTGTTGCGCTATCACGAACGTCATCCGGACGTCGTCAGTATTCAGGACCAGATCGCAGACCTCGAAAAACGCGTTTCCACGCAGACCGATGATGATCGTGACGGTGGCGTGACAGAGGTTATGGAAAATCCGGTATACGAAAACCTGAAAATACAATTGTCTGACAGCACTACACGCCTGGCTGTGCAAAAAAACCGGCTTGCGTCGCTGGAAAGGCTTCTGGAGGAAGGGTTCGAACGTTCTCAAAGGGTAGCTGAAAATCAGGCTCAGCTTTCAGAACTTACCAGGGACTACGACGTTACCCGTGGCGTATATGAGGACATGCTTCAGCGCCGCGAAAAAGCCCGCCTTTCAATGACACTGGATGTGCAGGGTGAAGGCGTAAGCTATAAGATTCAGGAGCCTGCTTCCTATCCCACGCACTGGGATGGCTTGCAGCTATACCAGGTAGGCCTTGCCGGCCCTTTCCTTGGCAGCGCCATGGTATTGGGTTTGCTGGTCATGCTGGTGATGTTTGATCAGCGTATACGCTCGCCCCGTGCGCTGCAGCTGGCTTTGCCTGAATCCATTTCCGTGCTGACTACGATTCCTCATTACCGTAGTACCTGGAAAGACCGTTTTCTTCGTAAGGATGTTCTCTCCATCCTGATCGTACTGGCGGTTTTCATGACAGCGTATCTCGCAGTACTGGTTTTCAGTGTAATGGGCATTACCCCGGAGCAACTGATTAACAAAGCCAGCGAATTAACCGGGCAAGGGCTCGGGGATGGGGGCAATTAA